GCGCAAGCCCGATCGCGAAGGCCGCGTGCGGCAGCGCCAGCAGCGCCCCCAGCGAGGCCTGCACGCGCTGCCAGCGGCCCGAGCCGTGCAGCGCGGTCACGATGCCGAGCGCGAGCGCCGTCGCGAGCACCGTGCTCGCGACGCCCACCCATCCGCTCAGCGCCCATGCCGGCAGGAACTGCGAATCGCGCAGCAGCACGGTCCACGACACGGCGTCCAGTCCCTGCGCCACGCCCCACCACAAGGCCGCGACCAGCGGCAACAGGAAGGCGCCGGCGGGCAGCCACCAGCCGATGCGGGCCCACGCCGGCCGCACCGGCCGCGTCACTGCCCGTAGCGCCGAGTCCATTCGCGCTCGATGGCCTCGACCCACGACGCATGCGGCTCCGGCAGGGCCGGCGCCACATGCGCCACCACGCCGGGTGCATCGGCCTGGCTGAACAAGGCCTTGTCGGCCGCGGGCAGTCGCTCCACCGCGAGCACCGTGGGATCGCCCCAGTGCGCGACGTCCGCCTTGCGCGCCTGGGCTGCCGGCGACAGCAGGAAATCGATCACCACCTGCGCGCCTTCCTTGGCCTTGGCGTTGAACGGGATCGCGAGGAAGTGCGTGTTGCCGATGGTGCCGCCTGCGTGCTGCCAGCTCACCACCGACGCGGGCAGCCGCCTGGCGGCGATCTCGGTGGCGGCCTCGTTGGGGTTGAAGGTGAGCGTGATCAGCAGCTCGCCGTCGGCCAGCATCTGCCGCATTGCCGTGTTGCTGGCCGGGAACTGCCGGCCGTGGCGCCACAGCAGCGGGTGCAGCACCTCCAGCGTCGACCACAAGGGCGCGCTGTGCGCCGCGAAGCGATGGGCATCGACCGGCGCGTAGAACGGCTGGCGATCCCTGCTGGCCTCGAGCAGCACCTGCTTGAGGAAGGTCGTGCCGTGGAAGTCGGGCGGCTTCGGGTAGGTGAAGCGGCCCGGGTGGCGCCGCGCGAAATCGATCAGCTCGGACAGGCTGCGCGGCGGCTGCGGCACGCGCTTGCCGTCGCCGAAGAAGGTGAGCTGCGCCATGCCCCAGGGCGCTTCCATGCCGTCCACCGGCTCGGAGAAGTCGACGCGCGTCGTGGGCTTGCCGCTGACGTCGACATGAACATAGTGGGGCAGCCGCTCGGAGAACGGGCCGAACAGCAGCCCGTCGCGCTTCATCGCGACGAAGTTCTCGCCGTTGATCCACACCATGTCGGCCGAGCCCTGCGACGTGCGCCCGGCCTGCTTCTCGGAGCGCACGCGCTTCACCACCTCGGCGGTGTCGGCGATCTTCACGTGCTCCAGCTTCACGCCGTGGCGCTTGTCGACCTCGGCGCCGGCCCATTGCAGGTAGGCATTGATGCGTTCGCTGCCGGCCCAGGCGTTGAAGTAGACGGTCTGCCCGCGGGCGGCGCGCATGACATCGGGCCAGTCGGCAGCGAAGGCGCGCGAGGTGAAGGGAAGGCTCGCGACGGCGGCGAGAAGGTGTCGGCGAGTGGGCATGCCTGTGTTCTGGATCGACGCTACGCCGCGGCAGTGTATCGACTCGAAGCCTCTCCTTCACCCATCAGGCGCTGGCGCAGCCATGGCGCGACGACGCGATCCACCGACCAGCGACCCGGCCCCCACAGCACAAGGCCGGCCAGCAGGCTGCCCCAGAACACGTGCTGCTGCAGCGCCGCGGGGGCGATGTCGTTCAGGCTGGCCACCGCGACGGCGTTGACGATGAACAGTCCTGCTGCGGCGAACCGGCCGCCGAAGCCCAGCAGCAACAGCACCGGCAGCACCAGCTCGCCGGTGGTGCCGAGCACCGCTGCGACCTCGGGAGGGAGCAGCGGCACGTGGTATTCGTCGGCGAAGAGCGCGAGCGTCGTGCCCCAATCGTTCAGCTTGGTCAGGCCCGAACGGAAGAAGGCTTCGGCGACGGTCCAGCGCGCGAGCACTTGCGCTGCAGGCTGCACCCGGTTCAGCGCCTCGATCGCGCATTCGCCCCACGCCCAGAGTCTCGCAAGCATCGTCATGAAGGACTCCTCCCCGAAAGATGCCCTTCAGTCGGGCAGCACGCGCAATCCTTTCACCCACCCCGATTGCAGCGCGGTGGCCAGCCAGGCGCCGAAGTCGAAGCCCTGGGGCGCCTGCTCGAGCGCGCGCCCCAGGTCGCAACCGGCGATCAGCGATCGCATCCAGGGCGCGTGCGCGGGCGCGAGCGCAGTCGCGATCGCCTTCCATCCCTCGCGGGCGACCAGCACGCATTCGCCTTCCTCCCGGGCGATCGCCTCGCGGACGGCGGCAAAGCCCCGGTCGTGCGGGTCGCGGTGCGCCGCATGGATCCGGGCGATCGGCCAGCGCGAATCGATCAGCGCGAGACCGGGGGCCAGCACGGCGACGAGGCGCGACGGATCGGTGTCGCCGAGGCGCTCGATCGTCGCGGGGTCGAGCTCGGCGTCGGCGGCACGCTCGCACACGTGCAGCGCCCAGTCGAGCCGCGCGCAATCACCCACGTAGGGCCAGTCGGCCAGCCTTTCCTCGGCCGCCAGCCAATCGGCGAACAAGTCGCCCCATTCCCCGAGGTCGCCGCGCTGCGGAGGCCGCTCCCGCCAGAAGCGTCGCGCGAGCAGCGCGAAATCCTCGTGGCCGATCAGCAGCTCCACGGTGGGAAAGGCGCTGGCGAGGGCGCGTGCGGCCGACGCATCGGCGTTCGCGCGATAGGCCTGCAGCCCGCGCAGCGCCCGCGCCTCGGGCCCGCGCACGGCCAGCGATCCGGGACCGGCGACATCGACCAGCAGGCTGGCGACGAGCCGGCGTTGGCGATCGGCTTCAAGGCTCATCGCGACCCGCTCATCAGCGACGAGGCGCGCTGCGCTTCGTCGAGCAGCACCTGCAGCGCCGGCACGTCGGTGTCCCACTCGATCAGCGTCGGCAGCGCGCCGAAGCGGCGCAGCGCATGGGCATACACGGTCCACACATCGGGCCGCACGCGGCTGCCGTGGTCGTCGATGACGATGTCGCCGGCCTCGCAATAGCCGGCGAGGTGGACTTCCCCGGCAATGCCGTGCGGCAGCGCATCGATGAAGGCCGTGCAGCTCGCGACGGGATCGTCCGCGCCTGCATTGAGCGCATTCACCATCAGGTTGTTGACGTCGAGCAGCATGCCGCAGCCGGTGCGCGCACACAGCCCGGCGAAGAAGTCCGGCTCGGGGATGCGATCGTCGTCGAAGGACAGGTAGGCCGAGAGGTTCTCGACCAGCAGCGGGCGCTTCAGCCGCTCCTGCACGCGCGAGACATTGGCGCACAGGATGTCCAGCGAAGCGTCGGTGAAGGCGATGGGCAGCAGGTCGTTCGCATGCAGCACCGGCTGTCCCGGCGCGCGCGGCGCGCGGGCGAACGACGCGTGGTCGGACACCCGCACGGGATCGATGCGCTCGACCAGCCGTGCAAGCCGGTCCAGGTGCCATGCATCGACGCCCGCCGCCGATCCGAGCGCGAGCCCCACGCCGTGCAGGCTGACCTCGTAGTGCGCTCGCGCGTCTTGCAGCACCGCGAGCGCGG
The Piscinibacter sp. XHJ-5 DNA segment above includes these coding regions:
- a CDS encoding ABC transporter substrate-binding protein; its protein translation is MPTRRHLLAAVASLPFTSRAFAADWPDVMRAARGQTVYFNAWAGSERINAYLQWAGAEVDKRHGVKLEHVKIADTAEVVKRVRSEKQAGRTSQGSADMVWINGENFVAMKRDGLLFGPFSERLPHYVHVDVSGKPTTRVDFSEPVDGMEAPWGMAQLTFFGDGKRVPQPPRSLSELIDFARRHPGRFTYPKPPDFHGTTFLKQVLLEASRDRQPFYAPVDAHRFAAHSAPLWSTLEVLHPLLWRHGRQFPASNTAMRQMLADGELLITLTFNPNEAATEIAARRLPASVVSWQHAGGTIGNTHFLAIPFNAKAKEGAQVVIDFLLSPAAQARKADVAHWGDPTVLAVERLPAADKALFSQADAPGVVAHVAPALPEPHASWVEAIEREWTRRYGQ
- a CDS encoding DoxX family protein translates to MTMLARLWAWGECAIEALNRVQPAAQVLARWTVAEAFFRSGLTKLNDWGTTLALFADEYHVPLLPPEVAAVLGTTGELVLPVLLLLGFGGRFAAAGLFIVNAVAVASLNDIAPAALQQHVFWGSLLAGLVLWGPGRWSVDRVVAPWLRQRLMGEGEASSRYTAAA
- a CDS encoding DUF692 domain-containing protein, coding for MNEPRPAPAPASSGIGLRQPHYAEVMESLPRLGFIEVHSENFFADGGAALAVLQDARAHYEVSLHGVGLALGSAAGVDAWHLDRLARLVERIDPVRVSDHASFARAPRAPGQPVLHANDLLPIAFTDASLDILCANVSRVQERLKRPLLVENLSAYLSFDDDRIPEPDFFAGLCARTGCGMLLDVNNLMVNALNAGADDPVASCTAFIDALPHGIAGEVHLAGYCEAGDIVIDDHGSRVRPDVWTVYAHALRRFGALPTLIEWDTDVPALQVLLDEAQRASSLMSGSR
- a CDS encoding putative DNA-binding domain-containing protein, with the translated sequence MSLEADRQRRLVASLLVDVAGPGSLAVRGPEARALRGLQAYRANADASAARALASAFPTVELLIGHEDFALLARRFWRERPPQRGDLGEWGDLFADWLAAEERLADWPYVGDCARLDWALHVCERAADAELDPATIERLGDTDPSRLVAVLAPGLALIDSRWPIARIHAAHRDPHDRGFAAVREAIAREEGECVLVAREGWKAIATALAPAHAPWMRSLIAGCDLGRALEQAPQGFDFGAWLATALQSGWVKGLRVLPD